TCCTCCTCTCCCGGCGGAAGTTGCGAGGCAGTTACCGGAAGTCTTCCTGAGGCGGGGCCGGGCCTCTGGCGCGGCGTGGTGGGATCGACATGGCGACAGAGGGGGACGTGGAGCTAGAGTTGGAGACTGAGACCAGCGGCCCGGAGCGGCCTCCAGAGAAGCCACGGAAACATGACAGTGGGGCGGCGGACCTGGAGCGAGTCACCGACTATGCTGAAGAGAAGGAGATCCAGAGTTCCAATCTGGAGACGGTGAGGTTGGCCGGGAGCCTGTCTGGGAGGGATGAGAGCAGAAGGGGCTTGGGAGGCTGAAACTGGAAGCCCAGCTCCAGGATGGGTCTCCATCTCCATGGTGGGAGGAGGCAAGAAGGAAACTGAACCGTCGTTGGAGCCCGCCGCTTGCGAAAAGGAACTTGATGGAGATTGGGTTTAAAATGGGTCTCAGGTGCACAGAGTTGAATTAAACGTAGGTCCCGGTTCCTGGTACGCTCGTCATCGTGAATACACACCTCACCCGCTTGTTACTGGTATTTTAGATTATTAGGAATTGTGGGTAAGCAGAGCAGTAACTAGATCTTTCTTTCCCGTAGGCCATGTCCGTGATTGGGGATAGACGGTCCCGGGAGCAGAAAGCCAAACAGGAGCGGTAAGTCGTTTTACCTACGGGCCCCTCTCATTCCCCCAGACAAAAAAAGCCATCGTTAGGCCTTTGTACCTTGTACTGTTCTTCAACTGTATCACCCATTTCTGCAGATCTAAGATTTACAACTTTACTCTTGTTGGTGGAAGGAAAGGCCTCCTGGCAACACCTGCTGCCTGCTGTAAATATTCCAGGGGATGGGATGGGACGTTAGGTGAGAGGGTGGGAGTCGTTTTGTATTTTCAGTCAACGGTGTTTATCAAGAGTCATTTATTTGTAAGGCACAGCTGGAAAAATCCTTTCTGGGAGTTTATGATGGAGGTAAAGAATGAGGACTAAGTACATGAATATTTGCAGGGAGAAGGAACTGGCCAAAGTCACTATCAAGAAGGAAGATCTGGAGCTGATAGTGAGTAGTAATGTCTAACTAGTGTATGGGTGGGGGCGGTTTCTTTGtcaaatttgggttgtttccccaAACAAGTAGAGTCCTCATGTTCTGCTGGCACATTAATGCCCGGGAGGAGACTTAGGTAAAATCATTGATCCTTTTCCTGCAGATGACAGAGATGGAGATCTCGCGAGCAGCAGCAGAACGGAGCTTGAGGGAACACATGGGCAACGTGGTAGAGGCTCTTATTGCCCTAACCAACTGATTTGTGTTTTCCCAGACCTACCCACTGGATTAACTTATTTCAATAAAgatgtcgttttttttttttttccaagttgcAGTTTTATCATTTTGGATCAAGTGCAATGTAtatcatattgtattttattGTGGGAAATTTACATGTTGGAGTATAACCCTTAATGAACCTATGTGAAGGATCAGTGTAGAAGAGTGCCTCATGTTCAGATGCAGATGCTATGTGGCAGATCAGGCTCATTCATATGACTAGTTCTCAACAGCATTCAAGGTACACTTAGAGTCTCAGCAAAGTGTACTGTACTCCATGGCATGTGTCTCTAGGGTAGCTTATGAACAGCTGAAAGGCCAGTACCTGCCTAGGAGCCACTGTATATAGTTTTAAGTCACCAATCCAGTTCATAAGCCACTGTGAGTTAGAATTTAGGTACTGAGGTGGGAACATGGTAACTACAATAGAAGTTATCAAAGGTTATGTCTTATATAGAATTTATGAAAGGttttgatttaatattttctgaacCACAACACTTACACCTTGGATTCCATTTTCTAACCTGGAGAGAAAGCgattttactttaaaagttgATCAAATTTTTGATCACCAACTCACCCTTGCTGAGcttgtttcctcaactataaaatgataCACAGATCTGATAGGTTGTTGTAAGAATTCATGAGCAGGTGACTGTAGCTCTCACTCTCATTTTGGCTCTAGGATAATTCTCAGATTGTATCTCCTTCTGGCACATACAAGTGACatattcatctctgtttattaCCTCACAGTAATTATTTGCACTCGTATTTTTATTCTAGGACATTTAAGGATTTATGAGTGATTCTTCTAGTGGGGCATTTAAAGATTGTGAAAAGACCTTGTCTGtctcattttctaaaatgagatatttatttttggctcagttgggtcttcgttgctgcgcgcgggctttccctagttgtggtgagcgggggctactcttggttgcaatgcacggggttctcattgcaggggcttctcttgtggagcacgggctctacgtgcatgggcttcagtagttgcagcatgtgggctcagtagctgtggctctcgggctctagagcgcaggctcagtagttgtggcacacgggcttagttgctccgcagcatgtgggatcatcctggaccaggactcgaatccgtgtcccctgcattggcaggcggattcttttttttttttgcggtacgcaggcctctcactgttgtggcctctcccgttgtggagcacaggctccggacgcacaggctcagcagccatggctcacgggcccagccgctccgtggcatgtgggatcttccaagactggggcacgaacccgtgtcccctgcatcagcaggcagactctcaaccactgtgccaccagggaggccctgcaggcggattcttaaccactgtgccaccggggaagtcccccctcttctcattttttaatgcaatttagAGATAGTCTTCCCACTGGTTAAATGTCATTCCTTATAACCCCTGGGACTCCTAATGCTCTGCCACATGCACAGTGGTCATGTggtaaatattaaatggaaaaaattaaatttaactcTGCCAGTGACGTCTAACATGTTGTCGCAACATTGCAACTCAGAGCACTATGCCCTCGATATATGAGCTGGGCAAGAAGATACCAGTATGCTACATGGATTCCTCATTTCATGTGTCCTGTTTTGTTCTATATACAGCTACAGTTTAGACAGCAAGGACAACCACGTACACATTTGCTCATGGAATAAATCTAGGTGCCACTTACAATACAGCCTGTCTAGCATCTGTGCTGGTTTCTGAGATCAAAGGAGATGATTAAAATGTGAAACATAATTTGCCTGATAATTCCTTGCTGTCTTTTATTTTAGTTAATAGGTAGATACTTGTCAGCCTGCACATTTTATTTCTGGTATGCTAAAAAACCTcttggtgtatgattcttttatttcttgacacacacacacacacacacatataaatggatCAAAAAGTAATGTTCATCTAGAAAAATTTACCCCAAAAATGCAAAACAGGTTTCAATGAGCTTAGATTTCCTGTACGGTAGAAGTAATATTGTCCGCTTACATGCCCATCCATTTTTCTAACCCAAGCTAAGGGCTGGAAAAAGAAACCTGGAACAGTCCCAAGTGAATATGGGAAGGCAGAGCAATAATGAAGTTGAAGATTTCTCAGAAATAGTCCTAAGTGGGGAGCCTCTAATCCTACCTGGACAGTGCTTTTCTGCAGGTTTCTCAGCATGAGTCCAAACCTCACAAAGCACCTCAAAGACTAGGTTTGCCCAGTGTCACAAGTATGGCAGTAGGCTCAGCAGGCTGGATACAGGGGCCATGTAAATAGTAGTAAAAACAATCAAGGACCAGATGCTGAGATTTCCCCTTGTGTCCCATAGTTGGAAGAATAAGTTAAGTAGTTTTCCGCTTCTTGGCAGATGGCCGCTCAAATACATCTCGTACCCCAGCTGCCTTTTGTTTAAAGAACTTTGTGTTCTGGGCACTCTCTTGGCCCCATGCTGAGTCAAAGGAGGTGGTGTCTTGATCCACGAGGTGGGTGTACTTGGTACGACCAGAGCGTCCAAAGTTCTTGACCTGTTAGGACAGATGATGAGTTATACCACCAGACATATCATGTCACAGCCCTCAATATGTTACTTTTCTCTCTCATGTCATTAAGGTACCCCATACCTGCATGACTTTGGGAAGAATGGTTTTGTTGAAATGATCCTCCAGGGTAGGTGCGCTGAAATCTCTCTTGTATACTTCTTCATCCTCATCCTGTAGAAAAGAGTCTTATcaattttgtggttttatttctcatatattcaaactacattgttttttagggatcattttttaaaaccatttaactttattattttaattaattttttttggccatgctgtgctgcatgcgggatcttagttccctgaccagggatcgaacccatgccccctgcagtggaagcgcagagtcgtaaccactggaccaccagggaagtccctcaaactacaaatttttaaaattttacaacaagggataaaaagaaagcagagggTATTGAACCTATTGAACCAAGAGCTTACATCTAGTTGAGGAGATgataatctttttttcccttgtgttGTCTTTTTCCTTCCTAAGTATAGACATTTCCTGAAGGTTGGCTGTATTCTTCTCTGCACTCAACATGTTCATTCACTCACATGATTTCAACTTCATACAGGCCTCTCAAATCTCCAATCCTGATTCTTCTACTGCCCAATACACATCTTAGCTTGGGTATTCTGGGATTTCAAACTCACATCTAAAGTGAAAACTGTATCCCTAACCTTTCCAAATCAGCCTCTTCCTGACTTAACTTCTGTTAATAGGACCAACATTCTCTCAATTACCTAGATTCTCATTACCTGGGTTATTATAGTTTTTCCCTGCAATCAATCTTACACATTTCATGGGATTAATGTTTCTAGAACACAACTCTCATTATACCTCTGTCCTGCTCAAAAACCTTCAATGGTTCTCTACTTTATTAAATAAGCACAGTTCCTCTGTGTACTAGTCAAGGCCAAATGCTGTGTAGCCTTAATCTACTCCTTTGCCTTTACAGATGATACTTTTTGCCTCCATTTCTTGTTCCTTTACATGGAATGTCTTCCTACCCCCCTGAATGTCAGGAAGTCTatacatcttaatttttttaaaaaaagatttatttatttatttggctgcactgggtcttagttgcggcacgtgggatcttccttgcagcgtgtgggatccttagttgcggcatgcaggatcttttttttcttttagttgcagcatgcgggatctagttccctgaccaggggtcaaacctgagccccctgcattgggagcgtggagccttagccactggaccaccagggaagttccaggaaGTCTATAtatcttaaatgtcacctccttgaTGTTACCCTTTTCAATCTTCTACCACATATAACACCTCTCTCTTCAGAAGTCCCTTAGTACTTTCACTGTTCCTTATGTTACAGTAGATATTTGCCTTAGCTCTATTATTAGATTGTAAGCCTTCTGAGGGCAAGGATTATATAACCTGTAGCTGTGCTTAACAGTAGTACCCTTCATACAGTAAATGCTCAAAAGGTTTACTTAACGAACTGTATAAAATAACTATAGAGAATAGTTTCAAATCAACATATAAGTAAGACTATAATGTTATGATACAGATCATAAACATATGTgctgaaagaattaaaatagtACCATTTTAGTTAAGGAAAGTTTCATGGAAGAGCTGAGTCCTTTAACCAAACATACTTTTGGAGTAATCTTTTTCCCTTCAGCTATAGAAAGGCCAATTTAAAGGTAGGACAATTAAACAGTTTTCATGAAACCAACTTTTCTCCTTGTTAGAGTCTGAGAGTCCCTCATTTAATCTCAGAAGCCATTTCAACTTCACTCTCCTTGTCCAGATGAGAAGAGTTGATATTTGAGTATGTGCACCAAAAGACTCACATAAACCTCTCCTTATGTGTCACAGTCAGCAATGCACTGCTTCCTTAAGGAGCTTGATTATTAAAGCTGCTGAAATTCTTAAGCAATGATATTTTATGACTTTGAAGCAGTATAAGAAATAATTCATAATCTCCACTGACTCATATCTTGAAAACCACATGGGCTGGAAAACTACATAATAAGCAAACATTTCCTGCTGAGCAGATAGACTGAAACCGATTATGGAGGGAGAGGAGTAAGGAATCCTCcagtgaagttttaaaatttttctacagTGAAAAGCAGGAATTAGCTGCAGTAGGGATATTTAAGGTTTGCTATACAGCATTTGAAAAAGCTAGTCTAGTTTTTGATAAAAACTTCTTTAACATCAGGAAATAGTTTGACAAACCACATGCTATTAGAGTAATAAATGTAACCAATTCTCCCATTCCCTTTCCTGCTATCTCTCTATTAAGGAATTATCACTAGTGCTAACCCAAATAATTTGGAAGAAGTCCTTTTCACTTTATACAGGGTTAACAGACTGATATTTTGACTTTGGtttttatatgaagaaaaaagatgATGGCATTACACATAATGGTTAGataattaacaatttttttgGTTAGACTTAGTCACTTTCTGTCAGCTCAGAATGAAGTAAATTAAACTTACGCCACCCAAACATGAGTTAATGTAAAGCTCTTTGCAGAGCCTGGTTTTCTCATAACCAAAATTTCTCACTCAGCTATGGATAATGATATCTAAGTGATTTGGGGAACCCAAACAGTCTAGTATCTATATAGATCACTATTTCAGTTCCTCAATTCTTCTATTACATCATTTCCTCCTTCTGAGAGCTGGGGCCAAAAGAGAACAGTTGCTGCTACATCTAAAATCCTGTTGCCAATGCTTTCCTCTATTTGGTGTTGTATTCTTCAGAGGcaaaaagcaaatgagaaagCTGACCACTGGCAAGTGGAAGTAACATCCCAGGACCAGCGAAATGGGGAGTTATTCCTACTGCTCCATTTTCCCATTCTCTTTTCACTTCTTACCATGAAGAAGGCACCCCGGTGATAATACTTCTGTAAGAACTTATATTTGCCCTTAACAGCTTTGTTGGTAATGACTTTGCCATTTGCCCGAAGCTCAGCTCGCCTCTCTTCCTCAGTCAGGTTTCGCATGCGTTCAATTTCTGCTTTCTCCTTTTCAAGCCTGTCCAGAGAACAAAACTATTTATTAGTATCATTTAAGCTTCAGAAAGACCCAGTTATGTGAATATGACACAGTCCCAGCTCCTTTCAACCATCATTCATCTTCATCAATTCTAGTTATTACCTGTTAGGAATCAAGATCGGGAGCTCAATAAATAAGAGGGTGACATAGTCTTCATTATGCTTGCAAGACCAGGTTTTGCAAACTTTTGAAAGTTGATTCTAGCCTTTCTGAGGTTTAGACATACTACCACTGCTTGATTTTATAACATTACTAATTTCCCTTCCCTAAAAAGCcttcttagttaaaaaaaaatcaagaatttaaaatgactctgggggcttccctggtggcgcagtcgttaagaatctgcctgccaatgcaggggacacgggctcgagccctggtccgggaagataccatatgccgcggagcagctaagctcgtgtgccacaactactgagcctgcactctagagcccgtgtgccacaactactgaagcctgggtgcctagagcccgtgctctgcaacaaaaaaagccattgcaatgagaagcccatgcaccgcaacaaagagtagcccccgcttgccaccaactagagaaagcccatgtgcagcaacgaaaacccaacccagccaaaaataaataaataaataaatttatatgttaaaaaacaaataactctgTATAAGAGTTtactggtatttcttttttttttttttttgtggaacgcgggcctctcactgttgtggcctctcccgtttgcggagcacaggctccagacgcgcaggcccagcggccacggctcacgggcccagccgctccgcggcacgtgggatcttcccggaccggggcacgaacccgtatcccctgcatcggcaggcggactctcaaccactgcgccaccagggaagccctggtatttCTTTAGTAATGTGCTTATATGTCACAAACCAAGGATCACCCTCATTAATTAAACTGCGTGACTTTAACCCTTTTTTTGGGGTGGAGAGTCATAGATCCCTTTTCttcaaaaaatgcaaataaacacaTAATTTTTCATACAATGTTAAAGGGTACATGGACTCCTTGACACCCAGGATAAAAACCTTAGAAACTGCAGGCTGAGGACAGAGTCTTCTATTGAGGATTATAATCTGGGATTACCCTCTCTCATTCCTATCAATTTTTAGGAATGGGTGATGCAGCTCAGAAATGATTCTGCTCTAACACAGCGATTGTGGTAGATTATTTAAATGCCACAAATTCTTCCCCTCACAGTATGCATGTCCCTTTGCAGAAATGATATGTGAGCTTCAAAAGACCTTGCCAGCTTCCACCTTTGCCCTCTTAGAATGCTGCCCTGAGACCATTATGTAAGGAAACTAGTCTAGCCTACTCAAGAAGTGAGGCATCGTAACTGACAGAGCCAACTACCAGACACATGAGTGAAGCCCAGTCAATCTTCCAGCTGGACGCAACTGCGTAAGAGAACCCAGGTGAAATCAGCAGAGGAACTGCATAGCCAACCTccaaaattatgagaaataattgTTTCAAGTCACTTacttttgggttgggttgttatGCAACAACAGATAACTGATTACAGTGAGTAACTTGTGTGTGTCTACTAGGAAACTACTAAAGGGAGTATCAGCTTGCACTCTATTGTGGAGAAACAtggaaaaatgcatttctttttcctgattttattgtAAAAGCCACATTCCAATGTATGGGGAACCCACCCAGTTGCAGGAACCCTAAAGGAAGCTAGAATGGAACTCATAGTAGGTGTGGAGCCTCAGAGCTACCCTACTAGGAACCTGTCCCACCAGTGGTATTTAACTCTAGGCCCATCCTATTACTCACGCTTCTCGATCTTCTCTGTCCCTCTTGATTCTCTTTAGCTCCCGAACTTTCCACGCCTCATATTCCTCCTCATCATTTTCATCGTCAGTATTGAGTGCATCCAGTGCAGCCAGGGACCGCTTGTTCTCCTCCAGCTCTTTCTTGGTCTCTTCTTCTACAATCTGGATAGGGAGAACAGTTCAACTGTTGGACTTCCTTATTCTCCTCAGACAGACCTAAGCACACAACTCCTTGCATTCAATCCTCACAGCTACCTCCAGTACCTTGAGTGTGTACTTGCGCCTCTCTTCAGCCATGCGTTTGGCCTCCTGTTCCAGCTCCTTCTGTTTCAATGCTTCAGCCTCACGTTCCTGAACCGTTACCCGGTCCTTCCTGCAGCACAGAGGTCCGGTTAATTACCCAAAGCCCTTAGAGTGGAGGTCTCTGTTCCCCTAAATTAAGTCCCATCCAAACCAGACAAAGCCCAACAATCTCTGGCTCTATTATTTGCAAAGAGC
Above is a genomic segment from Pseudorca crassidens isolate mPseCra1 chromosome 1, mPseCra1.hap1, whole genome shotgun sequence containing:
- the HYPK gene encoding huntingtin-interacting protein K isoform X2, giving the protein MATEGDVELELETETSGPERPPEKPRKHDSGAADLERVTDYAEEKEIQSSNLETGEGTGQSHYQEGRSGADSE
- the HYPK gene encoding huntingtin-interacting protein K isoform X1 — encoded protein: MATEGDVELELETETSGPERPPEKPRKHDSGAADLERVTDYAEEKEIQSSNLETAMSVIGDRRSREQKAKQEREKELAKVTIKKEDLELIMTEMEISRAAAERSLREHMGNVVEALIALTN
- the MFAP1 gene encoding microfibrillar-associated protein 1, whose amino-acid sequence is MSVPSSLMKQPPIQSTAGAVPVRNEKGEISMEKVKVKRYVSGKRPDYAPMESSDEEDEEFQFIKKAKEQEAEPEEQEEDSSSDPRLRRLQNRISEDVEERLARHRKIVEPEVVGESDSEVEGDAWRMEREDSSEEEEEEIDDEEIERRRGMMRQRAQERKNEELEVMEVEDEGRSGEESESESEYEEYTDSEDEMEPRLKPVFIRKKDRVTVQEREAEALKQKELEQEAKRMAEERRKYTLKIVEEETKKELEENKRSLAALDALNTDDENDEEEYEAWKVRELKRIKRDREDREALEKEKAEIERMRNLTEEERRAELRANGKVITNKAVKGKYKFLQKYYHRGAFFMDEDEEVYKRDFSAPTLEDHFNKTILPKVMQVKNFGRSGRTKYTHLVDQDTTSFDSAWGQESAQNTKFFKQKAAGVRDVFERPSAKKRKTT